From a region of the Solanum stenotomum isolate F172 chromosome 2, ASM1918654v1, whole genome shotgun sequence genome:
- the LOC125855377 gene encoding LIM domain-containing protein WLIM1-like, translated as MAFAGTTQKCMACDKTVYLVDKLTADNRIYHKACFRCHHCKGTLKLGNYNSFEGVLYCRPHFDQLFKQTGSLDKSFEGTPKIVKPQKLIDSEKPQVAKVTSMFGGTREKCFGCKNTVYPTEKVSVNGTPYHKNCFKCSHGGCVISPSNYIAHEGRLYCKHHHIQLIKEKGNLSKLEGDHETIPAITTEVTAES; from the exons ATGGCATTTGCAGGAACAACACAAAAGTGCATGGCTTGTGACAAAACTGTCTATCTTGTTGACAAATTAACTGCAGATAACAGAATCTATCACAAAGCTTGTTTCAGATGTCATCACTGCAAGGGCACCCTCAAG CTTGGCAACTACAATTCCTTTGAAGGAGTTCTTTACTGTAGACCACACTTTGATCAGCTCTTCAAACAAACTGGCAGTTTGGATAAAAGCTTTGAAG GGACACCAAAAATTGTGAAGCCACAGAAACTCATTGACAGTGAG AAACCACAGGTAGCTAAAGTGACAAGCATGTTTGGTGGAACAAGGGAGAAATGTTTTGGCTGCAAGAACACTGTCTATCCAACAGAAAAG GTATCAGTTAATGGTACACCATACCACAAGAACTGCTTCAAATGTAGCCATGGAGGGTGTGTAATTAGCCCTTCCAACTATATCGCACATGAAGGACGCCTCTACTGTAAGCATCACCATATTCAACTTATCAAGGAGAAAGGCAACTTAAGCAAGCTTGAGGGTGACCATGAGACGATCCCCGCGATAACAACAGAAGTTACTGCAGAATCATAA
- the LOC125856592 gene encoding GPN-loop GTPase QQT1 — translation MVFGQVVIGPPGSGKTTYCNGMSQFLQLIGRKVAVINLDPANDALPYECAVNIEDLIKLSDVMVEHSLGPNGGLVYCMDYLEKNIDWLESKLKPLLKEHYLLFDFPGQVELFFLHDNAKNMIMELIKKLDLRLTAVHLVDAHLCSDPGKYVSALLLSLSTMLHLELPHVNVLSKIDLIESYGKLAFNLDFYTDVQDLSYLQNEISQDPRSAKYRKLTKELCEVIEDYGLVNFTPLDIQDKESVGNLVKLIDKSNGYIFAGIDASAVEFSKIAVGAVDWDYYRVAAVQEKYIKDDEDVDMTKDSETK, via the exons ATGGTGTTTGGTCAAGTAGTGATTGGCCCCCCTGGTTCCGGCAAAACCACTTATTGCAACGGAATGTCTCAGTTCCTCCAACTGATCGGACG GAAAGTTGCTGTTATCAATTTGGATCCCGCTAATGATGCTTTACC ATATGAGTGTGCTGTGAATATTGAGGATCTAATTAAGCTGAGTGATGTAATGGTTGAACATTCTCTTGGTCCCAATGGAG GGCTTGTATATTGCATGGACTATCTCGAGAAGAATATTGACTGGTTGGAGTCTAAGTTAAAACCTCTCCTTAAAG AGCACTATTTACTTTTTGATTTTCCGGGTCAGGTGGAACTATTTTTCCTTCATGACAATGCGAAGAATATGATTATGGAACTTATAAAGAAGTTAGATCTAAGG TTGACTGCAGTCCATTTGGTTGATGCCCATCTTTGCAGTGATCCAGGGAAATACGTGAGTGCATTGCTCCTCTCTTTATCCACCATGTTACACTTGGAGCTTCCTCATGTCAATGTTTTGTCAAAGATTGATCTAATTGAAAGCTACGGAAAGCTAG CTTTTAACCTAGACTTCTACACAGATGTCCAAGATTTATCATATCTGCAGAATGAGATCAGTCAGGATCCTCGCTCTGCTAAGTATAG AAAGCTTACAAAGGAGCTTTGTGAGGTGATAGAAGATTATGGGCTCGTCAACTTCACACCTTTAGATATCCAG GATAAAGAGAGTGTTGGGAATCTAGTTAAGCTAATTGACAAAAGCAATGGATACATATTTGCTGGCATAGATGCAAGTGCTGTTGAATTCAGCAAAATTGCAGTTGGTGCTGTTGATTGGGACTACTACCGA GTTGCAGCTGTGCAGGAGAAATACATAAAGGATGATGAAGACGTTGATATGACAAAGGACAGTGAGACAAAATAG